The stretch of DNA CGGATGCATTATTAATTAAGGTGTCCAGTCTGATATGGTTGTTCTTCATATCCATATCATATTTATTTCGCATCTCTGCCATTTGATTAAAGCTGTTTGATAGTTCAATAATTTCATTTTTGCTATCGGTGTTATCGATAGGGATGTGCACAGAAAAGTCACCTCTTGCCATCTTGCGGGTGATAGCAATCAGTTTGTGTATGGGGGCAATCATGTGTCTGGAAAACAGGGAAGTTACTATTGCCATGATGATGAGCAAGGCAATGACAATAATAATGGTTTTTTGAGTCAATTCGTGTATGGGTTGTTGTGCTTCATCGATATCAATCTTGGTGATGATGCCCCAGTTTGCTGAATCCAGATGAGACCAACTGGCAATGACCTCCTTATTGCGATAGTCAATGAATCGCCCCATACCCGAATGGCCTTTGGCCGCATTGATGAGTGTTTGTGCCTGTCTTGTGTCCAGGTAGTCTTTGTTTTTCTGCGCTTCTTGCGCATGTCTTGGCGGGGTAATAAATTCAAGTTTCTGGTTGTGCCAGGATACAATCAGGATCTCACCACTATCGCCCAGACCGCTATAGTCATTGCTTAGATTGATGAGTTCGTCTGGCATAAGTTGTATGGCGACATAGGCAATGATATTGCCCTGGCTAGTCATGGGCAGGGTAATCAGGTTTATTTTTTCATCGGGATTAATATACAGATAATAACCCTGTTCTTCTTGGGTTTTACCCGCATGTTTCAGCGACAAGCTATGAATAAATTGCTTATAGGGGAGAGTGTGAATCCTGTCCCATAGCTTATTATCCTTGCGGGTGTTGCGTATGATCTCTTTACCGGGAGTGATTATAAAAATATCATAAAGGTCGGTAATATCCCGGTATTGTTGCAGGTGCTGGATAATAGCATCGGATAATGGGTGGACATAGTGATGTTCCTCACCATGATTGTAATAATGTAAGAATTCCTGGATTAATTCAGGATTAATACTTAATGAATAGGCCTGTTTGATACGCTCACGAATATGTGCGTTGATATAGCGTGCCTTTTCCTGTGCGATGATTTGCAGTTTGTTTTCAATGGTTTGTTCTATGGCTCGGGTAGAGAAGTAATAACTGAATGAGGCACCAATAAACAAGGGTATCAGTGCGATAACAGTAAACCAGAAGAATAACTGTT from Gammaproteobacteria bacterium encodes:
- a CDS encoding PAS domain S-box protein, which translates into the protein MTKLRDRPVQQQLFFWFTVIALIPLFIGASFSYYFSTRAIEQTIENKLQIIAQEKARYINAHIRERIKQAYSLSINPELIQEFLHYYNHGEEHHYVHPLSDAIIQHLQQYRDITDLYDIFIITPGKEIIRNTRKDNKLWDRIHTLPYKQFIHSLSLKHAGKTQEEQGYYLYINPDEKINLITLPMTSQGNIIAYVAIQLMPDELINLSNDYSGLGDSGEILIVSWHNQKLEFITPPRHAQEAQKNKDYLDTRQAQTLINAAKGHSGMGRFIDYRNKEVIASWSHLDSANWGIITKIDIDEAQQPIHELTQKTIIIVIALLIIMAIVTSLFSRHMIAPIHKLIAITRKMARGDFSVHIPIDNTDSKNEIIELSNSFNQMAEMRNKYDMDMKNNHIRLDTLINNASEGILTVDEEQKITLFNPEAERQFGYSAKEVLGKNMNILLPRYVHDKHLQYVHQFRDSKERKTNERTLLLAGQHRDGTTFPARVNLSKARINHQWYFTAFINDVTQQQDAEKKLIATKNEAERANQAKSEFLANMSHELRTPMHGILSFANLGLRRIDSLSTEKIEMYFQQISNSGDRLLNLLNDLLDLAKLEAGKMEMSSSSQSLQTVTEIAINEQRARLDEMDINIIWADDNSAGDGIFDKERIAQVITNLLSNAIKFTPSGSNIHIHIEQQFSGQYDMLHFSIYDEGDGIPEDEIETIFGKFNQSSRTTTGTGGTGLGLPICQQIIEAHSGKIWADNKPDGGALFQFTIPVNAMCSLKNNNS